TGCTGCTACCTACTGATGCAAATCGGCTATTGATATACTCATTGATTCgttcgagaggagagtcaaagATGAGGAAACGCGATTTGGCAATTTTGATGCTTTCTGGATTCGCTATATTCTTCACTCTTCAGGTGATTTACACATTAAATCGTCTTCTTCTAACTCTTTCTTAATCCAAATTATAGCATATAACTTCGAGAAGCCTTGATCGATCTGCTTACTAGATAAAGCTTTGAATTTTCCTTTGTGGGTATAATTTTAAACTCCCAATTCAACCCATAAGTGATGGTTTTGTTTAGCTAGGTTGTACAATTTTTTCCAGATGGAATCATCTATTGAGTTTGATTATTGCAGCACGACGGAGATTTTGCGTTTAAAGAAGCATGGTTTCATTTGTATGATGAGTACCCAGTCAAATACGAAGCTGATCGTCTCCCACCACCTATTGTTGCTGATCTTAATGGTGATGGTAAGAAGGAGATCCTCGTTGCTACTAACGATGCTAAAATTCAGGTATTCTTATTTGTTAaagtaaacatttttttctgatttcaaTCAATGATGTGAGGCTCAAGTGCTTATGTTTTTATGGTTTGctgttttatgtgtgttttgattAGGTCCTGGAGCCTCATTTCAGGCGTGTGGACGAAAGTTTTAGTGAAGCGCGAGTTCTTGCGGATATCTCTCTTTTGCCTGATAAGATCCGTGTTGCGTCAGGGAGACGTGCTGTGGCCATGGCCACTGGCGTTATTGATAGGTACTATAAAGATGGAACTCCTCAAAAGCAGGTTGTGGTCGTTGTTACCGCAGGTTGGTCTGTGATTTGCTTTGATCACAACCTGAATAAGCTGTGGGAAACGAATCTGCaggtttttatttatatcttcttcattctttgtCTAACGTTCCGCATTACATGTTTACTTCCGTATAGTAGTATTAGTTCTCTTTTTACTTACCTTTGTTCGTGGAATGACAGGAGGATTTCCCACATAATGCACACCATAGAGAGATAGCAATTTCGATAAGCAATTACACATTGAAGCATGGTGATACGGGTTTGGTTATTGTTGGTGGACGGATGGAGATGCAGCCATATGTATGTTGGAGGAAAAAGTTCTTCTGTTGATTACCTATTTATCATCcatatatttattatcaatAGATTATTCTTTTCGTTTTAGAATCACATGGACCCGTTTGAGGAACTTGGCATGACAGCAAAAAATGCTGAGCAACACAGAAGAAGTGCTACTGAGAATCAGGTACGAGCTTCCTTGTACTGTTTCTTAGCTGTGTATATCAATGGTTTATGTACGCATCTTCTCTAGAACTGAACATTTATGAAGAAAGAGCTACTCATTTGTAGTTATACTGTGCATAAGAACCGTGTTTGGACTGTTTAAAAGAACTTAAAGCTTCCTTTCAGGCCTCTGAAGATACTGGAGCGATAAACTTGCGTCACTTTTCTGTCTATGCATTCGCTGGCAAGACTGGCGTTCTTCGATGGAGTAAAAAGACTGATGTTAGTTGTTTACTCTTTTTGGCTAACTTCTTTCTCCACATATTCCTTAACTACATTCTTACCTGCAACAAATTTGGTTGTAAGATAGatagaatattttctttcttctcatctaGGATGTTGAAGCTCACACCTCAGATGCATCACAATTAATTCCACAACACAATTACAAGCTTGATGTGCATGCTCTAAATAGCCGTCACCCAGGAGAGGTAAAACTAACTCGTTTTCCACTGATTACTGAGGGATATAGTTAACCTTGTCGTAGTTCTTTCTTAAGAGATATCTATTGCAATATCATAATTTGAAAGCTTTGCTGGACTGAAGTTTGAGTGCAGGGAATTTAGAGAATCAATTCTTAGTGTCATGCCCCATCACTGGGTAAGTCTTATGCCTCGAACTATGTACTTCGTTAGTGTAATATGCTTAGAAAAACTGTTTCAAAGTACATCGTTGTTTTTGCATCAGGACCGACGTGAAGATACATTATTGGAGCTTGCTCATTTCAGGCGACACAAGAGGAAAACATTGAAGAAGCAGGCTGGTAAGTCCACGGCTTATCCGTTTCACAAACCTGAGGAACACACACCCGCTGGAAAAGACTTGTcgaaaaaaattccaaaattgaTTGGGAAGGCTGCACGCTATGCTGGCTCGGCAAAACCCAAGAAGGTGCAGCtcttataaaacataaactaacCCACATGAAGAATACCAATATTTGTTTCTGATAGCAAAGCAACATGTTAATGTAGGGTATGCAATACATTCCGACTATAACTAACTACACGAAGCTTTGGTGGGTACCTAATGTTGTTGTGGCTCATCAAAAGGAAGGGATTGAAGCTATTCATTTGCCTACTGGTCGAACTCTTTGCAAGGTAGGTCCTAGTAGCTATGACTTCAGATCATGAACAAGCTTATTATTTCACATACCCATTATTTACGTTGTCAACTTATTTAAATTCGTCCTGTCTCCAGCTTTCTCTACTTGAAGGTGGACTTCACGCTGACATAAACGGAGATGGTGTACTCGATCATGTCCAGGTACACACATCAAACCGATTACCGCTTTTGGTTCATTGACCTTCTTATGGATCTTCAGTTTAACGAACATAAATTCTGTATGTCCACCTTAGACTGTCGGAGGCAATGCTGGAGAGAGAACTGTAGTGAGCGGATCAATGGAAGTGTTGAAGCCTTGCTGGGCTGTGGCAACCTCAGGCGTTCCCGTCCGTGAACAGCTCTTCAACGTGTCCATCTGCCATCACTCCCCATTCAACTTCTTGCACTACGGAGAT
The Camelina sativa cultivar DH55 chromosome 6, Cs, whole genome shotgun sequence genome window above contains:
- the LOC104791338 gene encoding uncharacterized protein LOC104791338 — protein: MRKRDLAILMLSGFAIFFTLQHDGDFAFKEAWFHLYDEYPVKYEADRLPPPIVADLNGDGKKEILVATNDAKIQVLEPHFRRVDESFSEARVLADISLLPDKIRVASGRRAVAMATGVIDRYYKDGTPQKQVVVVVTAGWSVICFDHNLNKLWETNLQEDFPHNAHHREIAISISNYTLKHGDTGLVIVGGRMEMQPYNHMDPFEELGMTAKNAEQHRRSATENQASEDTGAINLRHFSVYAFAGKTGVLRWSKKTDDVEAHTSDASQLIPQHNYKLDVHALNSRHPGEFECREFRESILSVMPHHWDRREDTLLELAHFRRHKRKTLKKQAGKSTAYPFHKPEEHTPAGKDLSKKIPKLIGKAARYAGSAKPKKGMQYIPTITNYTKLWWVPNVVVAHQKEGIEAIHLPTGRTLCKLSLLEGGLHADINGDGVLDHVQTVGGNAGERTVVSGSMEVLKPCWAVATSGVPVREQLFNVSICHHSPFNFLHYGDYSRHFAQARDTSTLEIATPILIPRDDGHRHRRGSHGDVIFLTNRGEVTSYTPDVHGHDAVWQWQLQTEATWSNLPSPSGLTESGTVVPTLKPFSLRIHDNQPMILAGGDQAAVIISPGGSVLASIELPSQPTHALVTDDFSNDGLTDVIVMTSNGIYGFVQTRQPGALFFSSLVGCLLVVMAVIFVTQHLNSIQGKPRPSSSF